Proteins from one Chanodichthys erythropterus isolate Z2021 chromosome 15, ASM2448905v1, whole genome shotgun sequence genomic window:
- the LOC137002251 gene encoding cortexin domain-containing 1 protein-like, with the protein MDQPVPPVSWLEIDVDLGFALFFLFLLCLFLFVTVVRCAQTVVDPYGAISTSTYQEEQINN; encoded by the coding sequence ATGGACCAGCCAGTGCCGCCAGTATCCTGGCTGGAGATCGATGTGGATTTGGGCTTTGCcctcttctttctctttcttctcTGTCTCTTCTTGTTTGTTACTGTCGTGCGTTGCGCTCAAACGGTTGTGGATCCGTACGGAGCCATCTCCACCTCCACCTATCAGGAGGAGCAGATAAATAACTGA